The following are from one region of the Pseudodesulfovibrio piezophilus C1TLV30 genome:
- a CDS encoding site-specific integrase: MTKPAYLFRSKTGLFYFRRKVPADLLTVYGGRKQIKRSLQTHDPQEAYELVRIEAVRSDQEFTEHRKIIKRDNSRRPSESSTPMSVPEMKRRALLMKQHMLEVDDELRVSGGFIEDEDHEGYLLRSQEQLDDIKQAYARGDVDAVKSHIREWTKNESDIPYEVSLEYMKALIEATEIQLARKQGEIILTPEVPPSEDEIQVEVPDQTPDKIKGNTLRSVFKKYVEERQPKGNTARDYLAHIHRFTQVLGVDDIALDDVTPTHIRTFKDVLVQLPARVPSEMKGMTVLEMVKAMKGRDDIAPLSAKTINDKALSALRAVYGYAVRNGYCDHNPAQGIKVEVSLRKQKAGSDRLPYSVEDMNKIFRFPVYTENDRPIGGKGEAAYWLPLLAAFTGARLEELGQITKDNVRKERGVHYIDLRELDEAKTENSKRRIPIHPELIKLGFLTYVKSIKSGRIFPDLQRGKDGKLTSSFSKWWGRYARQHGGWGKEKVFHSFRHAAKDGFREGDVAEDLRDELMGHAPRTVGESYGSGSSIKRLSEGMSRLTYPGLDLSHLTKW; encoded by the coding sequence ATGACCAAACCAGCCTACTTATTTCGCTCCAAAACTGGACTGTTCTACTTCCGTAGGAAAGTTCCTGCTGACCTCCTGACCGTCTATGGTGGGAGGAAACAAATCAAAAGATCATTACAGACCCATGACCCTCAGGAAGCCTATGAGCTTGTGAGGATTGAGGCCGTGCGCTCTGACCAAGAGTTCACTGAGCATAGGAAGATCATCAAGAGAGACAATAGCAGGAGACCGTCTGAGTCTTCTACACCTATGTCTGTACCTGAGATGAAACGCCGTGCATTACTGATGAAGCAACACATGCTGGAAGTTGATGATGAGCTACGTGTTTCAGGTGGATTCATTGAAGATGAAGACCACGAAGGCTACCTCCTCAGGTCTCAGGAACAGCTTGATGACATCAAACAAGCCTATGCCCGTGGGGATGTAGATGCAGTCAAATCCCATATAAGGGAATGGACGAAGAATGAATCTGACATCCCTTATGAAGTGTCCTTGGAGTACATGAAGGCTTTGATTGAAGCCACTGAGATACAGCTTGCAAGGAAGCAAGGTGAGATCATACTTACACCTGAGGTTCCTCCAAGTGAGGATGAGATACAGGTGGAAGTACCTGACCAGACTCCCGACAAGATCAAAGGCAATACCCTACGGAGCGTCTTCAAGAAGTACGTCGAGGAGCGACAGCCCAAAGGGAATACCGCTCGTGACTACCTTGCCCATATCCATAGGTTCACTCAGGTCTTAGGGGTTGATGACATAGCCCTTGATGACGTTACCCCTACTCATATCCGTACATTCAAGGATGTACTGGTACAGCTTCCTGCACGGGTTCCCAGTGAGATGAAGGGAATGACTGTCCTTGAGATGGTCAAGGCCATGAAGGGACGGGATGATATAGCACCACTCTCCGCAAAGACTATCAATGACAAGGCTCTGAGCGCACTCAGGGCGGTCTATGGCTATGCTGTGAGGAATGGCTACTGTGACCATAACCCTGCACAGGGCATCAAGGTAGAAGTCTCCCTGAGGAAGCAGAAGGCTGGCAGCGACAGACTCCCATACTCTGTTGAAGACATGAATAAGATATTTCGTTTCCCGGTCTACACCGAGAATGACAGACCCATAGGCGGGAAAGGTGAAGCTGCATACTGGCTACCACTACTGGCTGCGTTCACTGGCGCACGACTTGAGGAGCTTGGTCAGATTACCAAGGACAACGTGAGGAAGGAACGAGGCGTTCACTACATTGACCTCAGGGAACTTGATGAAGCCAAGACTGAGAACAGTAAGCGCAGGATACCAATACACCCTGAACTGATTAAACTTGGCTTCCTGACCTACGTGAAGTCCATTAAGAGTGGACGGATATTCCCCGACCTACAGCGAGGTAAGGATGGTAAACTGACCTCCTCATTCTCAAAATGGTGGGGAAGATATGCCCGTCAACACGGTGGTTGGGGTAAAGAGAAAGTGTTCCATTCCTTCCGTCACGCTGCCAAGGATGGCTTCCGAGAAGGTGACGTAGCAGAAGACCTGAGGGATGAACTCATGGGTCATGCTCCTAGGACCGTAGGCGAGTCCTATGGGTCTGGTAGTTCAATCAAGAGATTGTCTGAGGGAATGAGTAGGCTTACTTATCCCGGTCTTGATCTGTCGCATTTGACGAAGTGGTAG
- a CDS encoding ParB/Srx family N-terminal domain-containing protein, whose product MTNKHERLTLEANAIFVSAQIQIRHKLNPEQVETYRNNYLNGIDMPPIEIALLGNRYWVVDGFHRLAAMKTINPAYPVDAILLKGMSQAKVRWRAASANMQHGLPLTRTEKQQAFKVFVGLKMNRKTSKRKPLRDCGPKDFMSRSGFTLSDH is encoded by the coding sequence ATGACGAACAAACATGAGAGGCTTACCTTGGAAGCCAATGCGATCTTCGTCAGCGCACAGATACAGATAAGGCACAAACTCAATCCTGAACAGGTGGAGACCTACCGGAACAACTACCTGAATGGTATTGATATGCCGCCTATTGAGATTGCTCTGTTAGGTAATAGATATTGGGTAGTGGACGGGTTCCACCGTCTAGCAGCTATGAAGACTATCAACCCTGCCTACCCTGTTGATGCAATTCTCTTGAAGGGAATGTCACAAGCCAAGGTTAGGTGGAGGGCTGCGTCTGCGAACATGCAACACGGCCTACCTCTGACACGTACTGAGAAGCAACAGGCGTTCAAGGTCTTTGTGGGTCTCAAGATGAACCGTAAGACTTCCAAGAGGAAGCCCCTGAGGGATTGCGGCCCTAAGGACTTCATGTCCAGAAGTGGGTTCACTTTATCGGACCACTGA
- a CDS encoding MATE family efflux transporter → MNIDFKAHNSSINYLDSLKEIIALTWPQLLMMLAQFLVALADIVVAGHINKEVQASLGLISISIFFFLIIATAISSGAVAIISQSLGAGQRKRVERYTSLLFILAISFGIFFTIVFSVAKNAFLQILNVPESILPITAYFLSVYLYVLPAYYLLLSTNAIFQAYKKVKFPLYSMCLITSLNGILDFGLGLGLWGFPYLGYRGVAWATFCSVTLGAICNVHNMYRTGLLVFPLFPPLRWIRIAWRCLYSYAWPAAMTQILWQGSYIILYIIIRYLPVEHVGPLAGFAAGMRIESILLMPAFALNLTASILIGQTLGKGQHDKAQKIALNILGVGTAVITLAALCLWNFRVPILDFIAPDAIVQKNTLSYLSYVLPATPFTVGAMILGGIMNGAGATFYTMISFGITAWFIRIPLAYFSCQIIWLNSEGIWFSILVSHVCHCLCLLFIFQFMNWRKFAMRTPR, encoded by the coding sequence ATGAATATTGACTTTAAAGCTCACAATTCTTCTATTAACTATCTTGATTCATTAAAAGAAATAATTGCCCTCACATGGCCTCAACTTTTGATGATGCTCGCTCAGTTCCTAGTGGCACTAGCTGATATTGTTGTTGCAGGCCACATAAACAAGGAGGTCCAAGCCTCTCTGGGGTTAATTTCAATTTCCATTTTTTTCTTTTTGATCATTGCGACAGCAATATCAAGCGGAGCTGTTGCAATCATATCTCAATCGTTGGGCGCAGGACAACGAAAGCGAGTAGAACGTTATACTAGTCTTCTTTTTATCCTTGCAATCAGCTTCGGTATTTTTTTTACCATCGTATTCAGCGTGGCTAAAAATGCCTTCCTACAAATACTTAACGTTCCAGAATCCATTCTCCCAATTACTGCATATTTTCTAAGTGTCTATCTTTACGTACTGCCTGCCTACTATTTATTGTTAAGCACAAATGCCATTTTTCAGGCGTACAAAAAAGTCAAGTTCCCACTCTACTCTATGTGTCTTATTACTTCGCTTAATGGGATTTTGGATTTTGGACTCGGGTTAGGACTCTGGGGATTTCCCTATTTGGGATATAGGGGGGTAGCCTGGGCAACATTCTGTTCAGTCACTTTGGGAGCCATTTGTAATGTTCATAATATGTATCGGACAGGACTTTTAGTCTTCCCACTCTTCCCACCTCTACGCTGGATACGCATTGCGTGGAGATGCCTCTATAGCTACGCATGGCCAGCTGCGATGACACAAATCTTATGGCAGGGAAGCTATATAATTCTTTACATCATAATCAGATATCTTCCCGTTGAACATGTGGGGCCACTTGCTGGTTTTGCAGCAGGTATGCGCATTGAATCCATTTTGCTCATGCCAGCATTCGCCTTAAACCTAACAGCATCCATCCTCATTGGGCAAACTCTGGGAAAAGGCCAACACGATAAAGCACAGAAAATTGCTCTGAACATCCTCGGGGTCGGAACCGCGGTCATAACGTTGGCAGCGCTCTGTCTATGGAACTTTCGTGTCCCTATTTTGGATTTCATTGCACCGGATGCGATCGTTCAAAAAAATACTCTCTCATACTTGTCATATGTACTCCCAGCCACTCCCTTTACAGTCGGAGCAATGATTCTAGGAGGAATTATGAATGGGGCTGGAGCAACCTTTTATACGATGATCTCGTTTGGTATTACAGCCTGGTTTATCAGAATACCCTTAGCCTACTTTTCATGCCAGATTATCTGGCTCAATTCTGAAGGAATTTGGTTCTCCATACTGGTCTCACATGTCTGTCATTGCCTTTGTCTCTTGTTTATTTTCCAATTCATGAATTGGCGTAAATTTGCCATGCGCACCCCCCGATAA
- a CDS encoding RNA polymerase sigma factor, whose translation MNNKDKRNAEVLCINYDDSFKKLYRASFDSLVLYLKTQFRSCPQQAEDIAQNAFEKIATRKNPGPIGNIKAFLWRTAHNIAISDIRSKRLATKYHAETKNLYGQEEEYPLTPERILEGKEQIGLAVQTLRQMPEQRRRAFILTRIEGLSHTKASEKLGISRPAVSKHVARATSDLYTALHNELRSSTKK comes from the coding sequence TTGAACAATAAGGACAAAAGAAATGCAGAAGTTCTCTGCATTAATTATGACGACTCCTTCAAGAAATTGTATAGAGCGAGTTTTGATTCATTGGTTTTGTACCTAAAAACACAATTCCGTTCATGCCCACAACAAGCAGAAGACATAGCCCAAAATGCTTTTGAAAAAATAGCGACTAGAAAAAATCCGGGACCCATTGGCAACATCAAGGCATTCCTCTGGCGCACAGCACATAATATCGCTATTTCCGATATACGTTCAAAACGATTGGCTACCAAATATCATGCAGAAACAAAGAATCTCTATGGGCAGGAAGAAGAATACCCTTTAACTCCTGAACGTATTTTAGAAGGGAAAGAACAGATTGGGCTGGCTGTACAGACACTTCGCCAAATGCCAGAGCAACGACGCAGAGCATTTATTTTAACAAGAATCGAAGGATTAAGCCACACCAAAGCCTCAGAAAAATTGGGAATATCTCGCCCAGCAGTCAGCAAACATGTTGCCAGAGCTACCTCCGATCTCTACACTGCATTGCATAATGAACTCAGAAGCAGCACAAAAAAGTAA
- a CDS encoding FecR family protein, translating to MHEIDANIINVACQWRATLADDHVSTVDKNAFVKWLEENPLHKEAYEQVEKFWQDLEFLKQESLDDSFFIPTWRERTRSVVWRIHECINKKSKPAFYGLGGVCALVLLVFLCFPQIILFPSYSGEIFATGIGEKKTLHLADGSRITLGADTSVKVTFTRTSRHIQMSTGEAFYEVAKDPKRPFIVVSGEHQITVHGTIFDVRHNTQRIQVAVREGVVSVTALQKISPLDRTKPPQPPTSHSPLVQSKILKAGEQLTILAEKGLQPVTHIQPQSIGLWRNNILAYIDTPLSEIVADMNRYQSRKISIHDALVANIKITATFNSNDVDKTLQTLTEILPIRLESSTESLRIYSAFN from the coding sequence ATGCATGAGATTGACGCAAATATCATAAACGTAGCCTGTCAGTGGCGCGCAACTTTGGCGGATGATCACGTTTCCACCGTGGACAAAAACGCATTTGTCAAATGGCTCGAAGAAAACCCACTGCATAAAGAGGCCTATGAGCAAGTTGAAAAATTTTGGCAGGATCTGGAATTCTTAAAACAAGAATCTCTTGATGATTCTTTTTTCATTCCAACATGGCGAGAACGGACCAGATCCGTCGTGTGGAGAATACACGAGTGTATTAATAAAAAATCAAAGCCAGCGTTCTATGGTCTTGGAGGAGTGTGCGCGCTCGTACTGCTTGTATTTCTTTGTTTTCCCCAAATTATACTTTTTCCCTCGTATTCGGGGGAGATCTTCGCCACTGGAATAGGAGAAAAAAAGACTCTTCACCTTGCCGACGGCAGCCGGATAACGCTGGGTGCTGACACATCAGTCAAGGTCACCTTCACTCGAACAAGCAGACATATACAAATGAGTACCGGTGAAGCATTTTATGAAGTAGCGAAAGATCCGAAAAGACCTTTTATCGTCGTGTCCGGAGAACATCAAATCACAGTTCATGGCACAATATTTGATGTTCGTCATAATACCCAAAGAATACAGGTTGCAGTCAGAGAGGGAGTGGTAAGCGTAACAGCTTTACAAAAGATTTCTCCTTTGGATAGAACAAAGCCCCCCCAGCCTCCAACATCACACTCCCCTCTTGTACAATCCAAGATTCTGAAGGCTGGCGAACAACTGACAATCCTGGCTGAAAAAGGTTTACAGCCAGTTACTCACATCCAGCCTCAAAGCATTGGTCTATGGAGAAACAATATTCTAGCATATATCGACACACCTTTATCGGAAATCGTAGCGGATATGAACAGATACCAAAGCCGAAAAATCAGTATCCATGATGCGCTCGTTGCAAATATAAAAATAACTGCCACATTCAATAGTAACGATGTTGATAAAACGCTCCAGACTCTAACAGAGATCTTGCCGATTCGGCTTGAATCCTCAACCGAGAGCTTACGTATTTATAGTGCTTTTAATTAA
- a CDS encoding TonB-dependent receptor yields MTNTETSSSSKASDKNEEQGLQLAPVIVTGERSERTLYETAASTAVVSGEDIEKTPSFKEVDDILQTIPNVDLGGNSNEGPTIRGVKAGGPLSGVYAFFGGSRPRATITVDGRSVSFDEFIFGATSVWDVQRVEVFRGPQTTSQGVNSIAGAIHVVTSDPTYEPHFKAQAEYGDYKSGRISASASGPLVEDQLAILLSADLQRSDSFIDIQPTSDYGPDPNTFLNGVIRGKVLWEPTSLPELRMKFTLGSTRNEAPQAEYVKTTGSIKDLKSISTNLPSRRLIATTGIHDVSYEFSDSIKLSNRFSYSDIDSNRYVDLPTSGKAKSEKDEVSNETTLHWENQESGLSGLMGVFYQHTNSDEYLNYSLAGEGTFDDLQTSLGLYTEVNYDITDRLDLTMGVRYEQDRQDRSGATVGGSLYNIDMEYDKTFESILPKISIGYDVSDNVRIGALVSRGFNPGGVTLLWSDGSTNYFDEETVWNYEIFSRIKLLENRLVLNTNIFYADYSDYQLNYLAGDFYGSAVYGIANAEEAVSYGLELSADYLPTEKLHIYSGLGLLQTEIKKFDDAGGIDAEGASFMRSPSITLSLGADYELIKNLTIGGRARYVGEYKSEDTNDSLSAGDYAVVDLQASYEYDPFTVYGYVNNVFDSFYTISELTVGRAIVGNPRKFGVGIKYSF; encoded by the coding sequence TTGACCAATACAGAGACGTCCTCCTCATCCAAAGCCTCGGATAAGAATGAAGAACAGGGACTTCAACTTGCTCCCGTCATAGTCACCGGGGAACGGTCGGAACGCACACTGTATGAGACTGCGGCGTCCACTGCAGTCGTTTCAGGTGAAGACATAGAGAAAACCCCTTCTTTCAAAGAAGTTGACGACATCCTTCAAACTATTCCAAACGTTGACCTGGGAGGAAACAGCAATGAAGGGCCAACAATCCGAGGTGTTAAAGCGGGTGGCCCATTAAGTGGAGTCTATGCCTTCTTTGGAGGCTCTCGGCCGAGGGCTACTATCACAGTTGATGGACGCTCTGTCAGTTTCGATGAATTCATATTTGGGGCCACCTCTGTATGGGATGTTCAAAGAGTCGAGGTTTTCCGAGGTCCACAAACCACTTCTCAGGGAGTAAACTCTATTGCTGGTGCCATTCATGTTGTCACCTCCGATCCTACATATGAACCACATTTCAAAGCACAGGCCGAGTACGGTGATTATAAAAGCGGCAGAATCTCAGCATCAGCTTCAGGCCCTCTTGTGGAAGACCAACTTGCCATTCTTCTGTCTGCAGATCTTCAACGAAGTGACAGTTTCATTGATATTCAGCCGACGTCGGATTATGGACCAGACCCTAATACCTTTCTCAACGGCGTTATTCGAGGAAAGGTCTTGTGGGAGCCCACGAGTCTTCCTGAATTGAGAATGAAATTCACTCTCGGAAGCACTCGAAATGAGGCACCACAGGCTGAGTATGTCAAAACAACAGGCTCCATCAAAGACTTGAAGTCTATCTCTACGAATCTGCCGTCAAGACGTCTGATCGCGACGACAGGAATACATGATGTTTCATATGAATTTTCAGATTCAATAAAGCTCAGCAACCGTTTTTCATACTCCGACATTGACAGCAATCGCTATGTTGATCTCCCAACATCTGGGAAAGCCAAATCGGAAAAAGATGAAGTATCCAATGAGACTACATTGCATTGGGAAAATCAGGAATCCGGATTGTCAGGGCTTATGGGGGTCTTTTACCAACACACCAATAGTGATGAATACCTCAATTACAGCCTTGCAGGAGAAGGGACTTTTGATGATTTGCAAACGAGTCTCGGACTCTACACTGAAGTGAATTACGATATCACGGACCGGTTGGATCTGACAATGGGGGTTCGGTATGAGCAAGACCGGCAGGACCGGTCAGGCGCAACTGTTGGCGGGAGTCTATACAACATAGACATGGAATATGACAAAACTTTTGAATCTATTCTTCCAAAAATATCGATCGGGTATGATGTATCTGATAATGTCAGAATTGGTGCACTTGTTTCACGAGGGTTCAACCCTGGTGGAGTGACACTTCTGTGGTCAGATGGCTCAACAAACTACTTCGATGAAGAAACAGTATGGAACTATGAGATATTCTCCCGTATCAAGTTACTTGAAAACCGACTCGTCCTTAACACCAATATCTTCTACGCAGATTACTCCGATTACCAACTCAATTATCTTGCCGGAGATTTCTATGGCAGCGCTGTTTATGGAATCGCCAATGCTGAAGAAGCTGTGAGCTACGGTCTTGAATTAAGTGCTGACTATCTCCCCACAGAGAAGCTCCACATCTACTCAGGGCTCGGCCTTCTTCAAACCGAGATTAAAAAATTCGATGATGCTGGTGGCATAGATGCTGAAGGTGCTTCATTCATGCGCTCTCCATCCATTACTTTGTCTCTCGGTGCTGATTATGAACTTATTAAAAATCTAACCATCGGTGGCCGCGCACGTTATGTGGGAGAATATAAAAGCGAAGATACCAACGATAGTCTTTCCGCAGGAGATTATGCTGTTGTCGATCTCCAGGCCAGTTATGAATACGACCCGTTTACCGTCTATGGATATGTCAACAATGTATTTGATTCATTTTATACAATCAGTGAACTGACGGTTGGACGAGCAATTGTCGGCAATCCTCGAAAATTTGGTGTTGGCATAAAGTATAGCTTTTAG
- a CDS encoding PepSY-associated TM helix domain-containing protein codes for MRIASAIHSAAGLWFFILLSLVLFSGTLAVFAPEMDQLIYPEMRLSLPQKGVGKINPGAIYDAVTQAYPGMGITYIDMAAHDRYAPAKTTIIFPDNKRRTVSIDPYTAKIIGEIPDMTVHSFIARMHAVLFQGLFGFYVVNFCGVLLLAITISGLIIYKRFWKSLFKIPRFKRGTRILLGDLHRLIGLWSIGFLLIISLTGSWYFYNFPLAHLGLVPNIIETQPSPHNISQADLDALGPQTPHRQSGAHLISVVLSAYPDMTITGIMPPMNLNMPFVVYGDRDEYLHGKDSNSISINPFTSEIIGANLSEDLSLSQYAFQGMSQLHHGELLPKNWGWPAQMIMKGIWFLCGLGTCFLSVSGLYFSLKRTRQSIKQLGWRKVWHWGKPWGGPMGLFKYINVLVLVALIAGYMHMVSMGQPKPALPQQAFSSQQAGPFNVSLRIKAGPRNDAINPIQPGGRLMVFPNIEGGLFEDARTILIGLTKAKGSSARGVRVKGAEKIAFAPLRLPRQLEGVEIWIELTQWDGTTSRTQWALSSGKNIAPL; via the coding sequence GTGCGAATCGCATCGGCCATCCATTCTGCTGCAGGATTGTGGTTCTTTATCCTTCTCTCTCTTGTCCTTTTTTCCGGAACTCTGGCTGTTTTTGCTCCGGAAATGGATCAATTGATATACCCTGAAATGCGGCTATCTCTCCCCCAAAAAGGGGTAGGTAAAATCAACCCAGGAGCCATATATGATGCTGTAACTCAGGCTTATCCCGGAATGGGGATAACATATATAGATATGGCCGCCCATGATCGATATGCTCCTGCCAAGACAACGATCATTTTCCCAGACAACAAGCGTCGTACAGTCAGCATTGACCCCTATACTGCAAAAATAATTGGTGAAATACCTGATATGACTGTACACAGCTTCATAGCGCGCATGCACGCAGTACTCTTTCAAGGATTATTCGGTTTTTACGTTGTCAATTTCTGTGGAGTATTATTGCTCGCAATCACGATTTCCGGATTAATTATCTACAAACGGTTCTGGAAATCTCTCTTCAAAATCCCCCGCTTTAAACGCGGCACACGTATACTGCTTGGTGATCTCCATAGGCTTATTGGATTGTGGTCGATTGGATTCTTGCTTATTATCAGTTTGACTGGAAGTTGGTATTTTTACAACTTCCCTCTTGCTCACCTCGGCCTAGTGCCCAATATAATAGAGACCCAACCTTCACCTCATAATATCAGCCAAGCGGACCTTGATGCACTCGGCCCACAAACACCTCATCGGCAAAGCGGGGCCCACCTCATATCCGTTGTTCTCTCTGCGTATCCAGATATGACCATTACTGGTATCATGCCCCCGATGAATCTGAATATGCCCTTTGTTGTTTACGGCGATCGAGATGAATATCTTCATGGCAAAGACTCTAATTCCATATCCATCAACCCTTTTACATCTGAAATTATCGGAGCCAATTTGTCCGAGGATCTCTCTTTGAGTCAATACGCTTTTCAAGGAATGAGCCAGTTACATCATGGAGAATTACTGCCGAAGAACTGGGGTTGGCCTGCTCAAATGATCATGAAAGGCATCTGGTTTCTTTGCGGTCTCGGAACTTGCTTCCTCTCAGTCTCAGGGCTTTATTTTTCACTCAAGCGTACACGGCAATCAATAAAGCAACTTGGCTGGAGAAAGGTCTGGCATTGGGGTAAACCTTGGGGCGGTCCCATGGGACTTTTCAAATATATCAACGTGCTGGTGCTCGTCGCTTTGATCGCTGGTTATATGCATATGGTTTCAATGGGCCAACCAAAGCCAGCACTTCCACAACAAGCATTCTCTTCTCAACAAGCAGGCCCATTCAATGTTTCATTACGAATCAAGGCTGGCCCTAGAAATGATGCTATCAACCCGATACAGCCAGGCGGGCGTTTAATGGTTTTCCCCAATATTGAGGGAGGTCTATTCGAGGATGCACGCACCATACTCATCGGTTTAACGAAAGCCAAAGGGTCAAGTGCGCGAGGCGTTCGAGTTAAAGGAGCTGAAAAAATAGCGTTTGCCCCACTTCGCCTTCCCCGGCAACTTGAAGGCGTCGAAATTTGGATTGAACTCACCCAATGGGATGGCACTACTTCTCGAACACAGTGGGCTCTTTCTTCGGGGAAAAATATCGCCCCATTATGA